In a single window of the Dromaius novaehollandiae isolate bDroNov1 chromosome 17, bDroNov1.hap1, whole genome shotgun sequence genome:
- the C17H22orf39 gene encoding synaptic plasticity regulator PANTS produces the protein MAGGEAWRPPRSCEDYWAEWKQCRGLRHAFHHYYAHGELPSCGQWRADYSACRAWESGAGAAAQEALCKSERSRVLEKQKYAPVWELRKSPPPDWYLPLDQDKPK, from the exons atgGCCGGCGGCGAGGCGTGGCGG CCGCCGCGGTCGTGCGAGGACTACTGGGCGGAGTGGAAGCAGTGCCGGGGCCTCCGCCACGCCTTCCACCACTACTACGCGCACGGCGAGCTGCCGTCCTGCGGGCAGTGGCGCGCTGACTACAGCGCCTGCCGCGCCTGGGAgagcggcgccggcgccgccgcgcag gAAGCTTTGTGCAAGAGTGAGAGATCCCGAgttctggaaaaacagaaatatgctcCAGTGTGGGAGCTCAGGAAGAGCCCACCTCCTGACTGGTACCTTCCCCTTGACCAAGACAAACCCAAGTAA
- the MRPL40 gene encoding large ribosomal subunit protein mL40, whose amino-acid sequence MLAAAIRRLGGACAAPGGAWLSSWLPQTVQFRGSHWQTSLLAFKASLPMRVQPKKKKKVDIKREQAQKDRMKKKIRKLEKAAPEMIPIEDFITPSKYSESNRVRSLPPLSFEETERRVLLMKKWSLYKQKQDEAEKKAIQTLVAAQQEALKELRLESEELYQAAIKRDEGLFPFERDGPNYTPPLPGYDPPEGKCIDITKVYTQ is encoded by the exons ATGTTGGCGGCGGCGATCCGGCGGCTCGGTGGGGcctgcgcggcgcccggcggcgcctgGCTCAG ttcGTGGCTGCCCCAGACAGTTCAGTTTCGAGGAAGTCACTGGCAGACTTCATTACTGGCATTTAAGGCATCTCTCCCCATGAG AGTACAaccaaagaagaagaagaaagtagaTATaaagagagagcaagcacagaaGGATcgtatgaagaagaaaataaggaagcTGGAAAAAGCTGCCCCAGAAATGATTCCAATTGAGGATTTTATAACACCGTCTAAATACTCAGAAAGCAACAG AGTGCGAAGTCTTCCACCTCTGTCTTTTGAGGAGACTGAAAGAAGAGTTCTCCTTATGAAAAAGTGGTCTCTGTATAAGCAGAAACAAGATgaggcagagaagaaagcaaTTCAGACTCTTGTAGCGGCTCAACAAGAGGCACTAAAGGAACTGCGCCTTGAATCAGAGGAGTTATATCAAGCGGCAATAAAACGAGATGAGGGACTTTTTCCCTTTGAGAGAGATGGACCTAATTACACCCCACCACTTCCTGGTTATGATCCTCCTGAAGGAAAATGCATTGATATCACCAAGGTGTATACACAGTGA